One Roseimaritima multifibrata DNA window includes the following coding sequences:
- the rfbG gene encoding CDP-glucose 4,6-dehydratase, with protein MTNSVHADFYRGRKVLVTGHTGFKGAWLVEWLLELGADVVGYALAPSTDPSLFAALRQADKIQHVVGDVRDASMFRQAVKEANPDVIFHLAAQPLVRQSYREPLETFAVNLMGTANLLDALRGWDRPCVVVVVTTDKCYENIETDAGYVETDRLGGRDPYSCSKAMAELAVDAFRQSYFSQTDHASPSPVRIATARAGNVIGGGDWAPDRIIPDCVRAVQADQPIRLRYPQSTRPWQHVLDPLDGYLSLARQLAEAKAGEVEDLATAFNFGPCRGSNRSVADVVGALQQQWPELQRVFDTPPEGWHEAGQLFLATDRAQQRLGWAGRWDFETTIRKTAEWYRGFADGREPGTLTREQITQYAAGTQESPSTST; from the coding sequence GTGACAAATTCAGTCCATGCCGATTTTTATCGAGGCCGCAAAGTACTAGTCACCGGACATACCGGCTTCAAAGGGGCTTGGTTGGTGGAGTGGTTGCTGGAACTGGGAGCCGATGTGGTTGGGTACGCGCTTGCCCCGTCTACGGATCCGTCGCTCTTTGCCGCGCTGCGCCAGGCCGACAAAATTCAGCACGTTGTCGGCGATGTTCGCGATGCCAGCATGTTTCGGCAGGCGGTCAAGGAAGCGAATCCAGATGTGATCTTTCATCTCGCAGCTCAGCCCCTGGTACGCCAGTCCTACCGCGAGCCGCTGGAAACCTTTGCGGTAAACCTGATGGGGACTGCAAACCTGCTGGACGCCCTGCGAGGGTGGGACCGACCATGCGTTGTCGTCGTTGTGACGACCGACAAGTGTTACGAGAACATTGAAACCGATGCGGGGTATGTTGAAACCGATCGTCTGGGAGGACGTGACCCCTACAGCTGTAGTAAAGCGATGGCCGAATTGGCTGTCGACGCGTTTCGGCAGTCTTACTTTTCGCAAACCGATCATGCCTCCCCTAGCCCTGTGCGAATCGCGACCGCGCGAGCTGGTAATGTGATCGGTGGCGGGGACTGGGCTCCGGACCGGATCATCCCGGATTGCGTTCGCGCCGTTCAGGCCGATCAGCCCATTCGGCTGCGTTACCCTCAGTCCACACGACCTTGGCAACATGTGCTGGACCCGTTGGATGGGTATCTATCGCTGGCAAGGCAGCTTGCGGAAGCCAAAGCAGGCGAGGTTGAGGATTTGGCAACAGCGTTTAATTTCGGGCCCTGCCGTGGTTCGAATCGTTCGGTCGCCGATGTGGTGGGCGCCCTCCAGCAGCAATGGCCTGAACTGCAGCGAGTCTTCGATACGCCTCCAGAAGGCTGGCATGAAGCGGGCCAGTTGTTCCTGGCAACCGATCGTGCTCAGCAGCGGTTGGGGTGGGCGGGACGCTGGGATTTTGAAACAACGATACGGAAAACTGCCGAGTGGTATCGAGGGTTTGCCGATGGAAGGGAACCTGGAACCCTAACTCGGGAACAGATCACACAGTATGCTGCAGGCACTCAAGAATCTCCTTCTACTTCGACTTAA
- the rfbF gene encoding glucose-1-phosphate cytidylyltransferase — protein sequence MILCGGQGTRMREETEYRPKPLVEIGGRPILWHIMKMYAAHGFDDFVLCLGYKGRMIKEYFLQYHAMNHDFTIQLGNQQAIDFHQPLATESFSVTLAETGDLTMTGGRIRRAARYIDDDLFLVTYGDGVADIDLTALVAFHKQHGKLATITAMRPVSRFGMLDLEPNGLVKQFSEKPQSDAWASAGFFVLDRRVIDRLGDDSCVFEQEPLQRLSQEGELVAYQHDGFFFAMDTYREYQYLNRLWDTNQAPWKVW from the coding sequence ATGATTTTATGCGGCGGGCAGGGGACTCGGATGCGAGAGGAGACCGAGTACCGTCCCAAGCCATTGGTGGAAATCGGTGGTCGTCCGATCCTCTGGCATATCATGAAAATGTATGCCGCTCATGGCTTCGATGATTTCGTGCTTTGCCTTGGCTATAAGGGGCGGATGATCAAAGAGTATTTCTTGCAGTACCACGCGATGAACCATGATTTTACGATCCAGCTGGGGAACCAGCAGGCGATCGATTTTCATCAACCGCTGGCGACGGAATCCTTTTCGGTAACCCTGGCCGAAACCGGGGATCTTACGATGACCGGTGGGCGTATTCGACGTGCTGCTAGGTATATCGATGACGATTTGTTTTTGGTGACCTACGGCGATGGGGTCGCGGATATTGATCTGACGGCTTTGGTCGCGTTTCACAAACAGCATGGTAAATTGGCGACGATCACGGCGATGCGCCCTGTTTCAAGGTTCGGAATGCTTGACCTGGAACCCAATGGTTTGGTTAAACAGTTCAGCGAGAAACCGCAGTCGGATGCATGGGCGAGTGCTGGTTTCTTTGTCCTGGACCGCAGGGTGATCGATCGGCTGGGCGATGATTCCTGTGTCTTTGAACAGGAACCCCTGCAGCGTCTGTCCCAAGAAGGGGAATTGGTGGCCTACCAGCACGATGGCTTTTTCTTTGCGATGGATACGTATCGCGAGTACCAATATCTAAATCGATTGTGGGATACGAACCAAGCTCCTTGGAAAGTCTGGTGA
- a CDS encoding ExbD/TolR family protein encodes MASVPDTIDDDEEDAPMQMSKGKRPDEEMDITPMIDITFLLLIFFVVASKMDPTQTGRTPTADAGLAVSAKDSAVIFVERGSEDAAILSRSDKSKFIDDEDAQTLEVIEYVQKELDDGKQQVMILGDYDVSVGEIGRVRKMVGDNFPDLDTTYIAVKEE; translated from the coding sequence ATGGCTTCGGTACCAGACACGATTGACGACGACGAAGAAGACGCCCCGATGCAAATGTCGAAGGGGAAGCGTCCCGATGAAGAGATGGACATCACCCCGATGATTGACATCACCTTTCTACTGCTCATTTTCTTTGTGGTAGCTTCGAAGATGGACCCCACCCAAACGGGGAGAACACCAACCGCCGATGCTGGACTTGCGGTCTCCGCAAAGGATTCGGCGGTCATCTTTGTCGAACGGGGAAGCGAGGACGCCGCCATCCTCAGTCGCTCCGACAAAAGCAAATTCATCGACGACGAAGACGCACAGACCCTGGAAGTCATCGAATACGTACAGAAAGAATTGGATGACGGGAAGCAGCAGGTCATGATTCTCGGAGACTACGACGTTTCGGTTGGCGAAATCGGCCGGGTCCGCAAAATGGTCGGTGACAATTTCCCGGATCTAGACACCACCTACATCGCCGTTAAAGAGGAGTGA
- a CDS encoding ExbD/TolR family protein — MSDPSADLPDEPPPLPRKKREDGELDMTPMVDVTFLLLIFFMVTASFSLQKSIPMPRSQSDQPSTNQQDEEEDDFETVTVEIDEFNGYLIIAPTFERECASKLAITTGLKEAYNPSAGGMRLSITCHKKARLQSLVDVMDAGTISNYGELQITEVEELN; from the coding sequence ATGTCGGATCCCAGTGCAGACCTTCCTGACGAACCGCCACCACTACCGCGTAAAAAACGGGAAGATGGCGAACTAGACATGACCCCCATGGTCGACGTCACGTTCCTGCTGCTGATCTTTTTCATGGTGACCGCATCGTTCAGTTTGCAAAAATCGATCCCGATGCCCCGCTCCCAAAGTGACCAGCCCAGCACAAACCAACAGGACGAAGAAGAAGACGATTTTGAAACCGTGACCGTCGAAATCGACGAATTCAATGGCTACCTCATTATCGCTCCGACCTTTGAACGCGAATGCGCCAGCAAACTAGCCATCACGACGGGCTTAAAAGAAGCCTATAACCCGAGCGCAGGGGGCATGCGATTGTCCATCACTTGCCACAAGAAGGCTCGCTTACAAAGCCTGGTCGACGTCATGGACGCAGGCACCATCTCCAATTATGGCGAACTACAAATCACCGAAGTCGAAGAACTTAACTAA
- a CDS encoding class I SAM-dependent methyltransferase, with amino-acid sequence MTAANKANSERPQHNIASGPVSACQVCGSQSLQEVLDLGHQPLCDTLLTQEQLQQPENSYPLRQMWCPECTLSQLDYVVPGEVVYHQNYPYRTGVTRELAAYQEQLAADVIADCGVSKDALVVDVGCNDGTLLTYFRQRGMRVAGVEPTDIARFAREEGIDTVQAPFNVEVAEQLVASHGQAQLVTATNVFAHMAAMGDFIEGLESLVADDGFFLLENHYLLPVIDSLQFDTIYHEHLRTYSLKALVTLFGYYDFTVVDAARVSRYGGNIRVTVAKGKNALPSGRVAELLREEEKVLLNPDYYANFRNRSIGLKNRLLATILEKLEAGKRVVGNSCPGRCSTLLNFAGIGPDMIPYLAEQPASLKIGKYLPGMHIPIVNNQRLFDEQPEVVFLFAWHYADSIVPQLRERGLQSELWMPMPEVKAV; translated from the coding sequence ATGACCGCCGCAAATAAAGCGAATTCGGAACGTCCGCAACATAATATTGCCTCCGGCCCTGTCAGCGCTTGCCAGGTCTGCGGGTCGCAATCGCTGCAGGAAGTGCTTGATCTGGGGCATCAGCCGCTGTGCGATACGTTGCTGACGCAGGAGCAACTTCAGCAGCCAGAAAATAGCTATCCGCTTCGTCAGATGTGGTGTCCCGAATGCACGCTATCGCAGCTTGACTACGTCGTTCCTGGTGAGGTGGTTTATCACCAAAACTATCCCTATCGGACGGGCGTGACTCGCGAATTGGCGGCTTATCAGGAACAACTGGCGGCTGACGTGATCGCGGATTGCGGGGTGTCCAAGGATGCCTTGGTTGTCGACGTTGGCTGTAATGATGGGACGCTGCTGACGTATTTTCGTCAAAGAGGAATGCGGGTCGCAGGGGTCGAACCAACGGACATTGCCAGATTTGCTCGCGAAGAGGGAATCGATACCGTCCAGGCCCCCTTTAACGTGGAAGTCGCCGAACAGTTGGTCGCCAGTCATGGGCAGGCTCAGCTGGTCACGGCAACCAACGTGTTTGCCCACATGGCCGCGATGGGAGACTTCATCGAAGGCTTGGAAAGCCTGGTTGCCGATGACGGTTTTTTCTTGCTGGAGAACCACTACCTGTTGCCTGTGATCGATTCACTGCAGTTCGATACGATCTACCACGAACATCTTAGGACCTATTCGCTAAAGGCGCTCGTCACTCTGTTTGGCTATTATGATTTCACCGTCGTCGACGCGGCGCGCGTAAGTCGATACGGGGGGAACATCCGCGTGACCGTAGCCAAAGGAAAGAACGCGCTCCCCAGTGGCCGAGTCGCCGAGTTGCTGCGTGAAGAAGAGAAGGTGTTGCTGAACCCTGACTATTACGCGAATTTTCGCAATCGATCTATCGGTTTGAAGAATCGATTGTTGGCAACCATCTTGGAAAAATTGGAAGCGGGGAAAAGGGTTGTTGGGAATTCTTGTCCAGGACGTTGCAGCACGCTTTTGAATTTTGCCGGAATCGGGCCCGATATGATCCCGTACTTAGCGGAACAACCCGCTTCTTTAAAGATCGGGAAATACCTGCCCGGAATGCATATCCCGATTGTGAACAACCAACGGCTGTTCGATGAGCAGCCGGAGGTCGTGTTTCTGTTCGCGTGGCACTACGCCGATTCAATCGTGCCACAGTTGCGTGAACGAGGATTGCAGAGTGAACTGTGGATGCCGATGCCAGAGGTCAAGGCGGTTTGA
- a CDS encoding polysaccharide biosynthesis protein, whose product MPSETPPLPPEPIAEPPRRSWPRRMLNRLEVNQAVFFAICVRGWQFAAGPVTLLLIAHYFSEEMQGYYYTFGSVVGLQMFFELSLPQVLINSTSHEWDGLELSGDGYVVGDRRRRSRLGSLFRIAMRWYLIAAVLSFFVVAAAGFWFFGGPRESENIAWQWPWLAVVLGSSFSLLLSPCMAVLEGCHQVQPVYKNQLTRSVLGTMAVWISIPMGAGLWVPAIVSVVRVGCEAAFVGGRYRNFFVSLWRQPVVVDFQWFQEVWPFQWRMTVKGFFGFFNAYLLVPVLFYFHGPIPAGRMGMTWQVLGTLLEASGSWVRARMPLFGSLIARRNFSELDRVFRRVSCVALGILLVALVAVNVLVLLLDAFLPKIGDRLLSPLPVFLLSLAILVVFVVESLWRYVHCHLSAPYIKWALAGDVLNGLLVLALVKPFGAVGVAAGYLAANALFKLPLAIFVWRKIRQRWH is encoded by the coding sequence ATGCCCAGCGAGACGCCTCCTTTGCCGCCCGAACCGATTGCCGAACCGCCTCGGCGGAGCTGGCCGCGGCGGATGCTGAATCGGCTGGAGGTCAATCAGGCGGTCTTTTTTGCGATCTGCGTGCGCGGCTGGCAATTCGCCGCCGGTCCCGTCACGCTACTCCTGATCGCCCATTACTTTTCAGAAGAAATGCAGGGCTACTACTACACTTTCGGGAGTGTGGTTGGTCTGCAGATGTTCTTCGAACTGTCCTTGCCACAGGTCTTGATCAATTCAACCAGCCATGAATGGGATGGTCTGGAATTGTCTGGGGACGGATATGTTGTGGGGGATCGCCGCCGTCGGTCGCGGCTGGGCAGTTTGTTCAGGATCGCGATGCGGTGGTACCTGATCGCCGCCGTGCTCTCCTTTTTTGTCGTCGCGGCGGCTGGGTTCTGGTTTTTTGGTGGCCCACGTGAATCGGAGAATATCGCTTGGCAGTGGCCCTGGCTTGCAGTGGTCCTCGGGTCTTCTTTCAGTTTGTTGCTCTCTCCTTGCATGGCGGTCCTGGAAGGTTGCCATCAGGTGCAGCCCGTTTATAAAAACCAGCTGACGCGTTCGGTGCTGGGGACCATGGCGGTTTGGATCTCGATTCCGATGGGGGCGGGGCTTTGGGTGCCGGCGATCGTTTCGGTCGTCCGAGTCGGCTGCGAAGCCGCTTTTGTAGGGGGCCGCTACCGGAATTTCTTTGTCAGTTTATGGCGGCAGCCCGTTGTCGTTGATTTTCAGTGGTTTCAGGAGGTCTGGCCCTTTCAATGGCGGATGACGGTCAAAGGCTTTTTTGGCTTTTTTAATGCCTACCTGTTGGTCCCCGTGCTGTTTTATTTTCACGGCCCCATTCCTGCCGGACGGATGGGGATGACGTGGCAGGTATTAGGGACTTTGCTGGAAGCGAGCGGGAGCTGGGTCCGTGCTCGGATGCCGCTATTTGGAAGCTTGATCGCCCGCCGCAATTTCAGTGAACTTGATCGGGTTTTCCGCCGTGTCTCCTGTGTCGCGCTCGGAATCTTGCTGGTGGCCTTGGTCGCGGTGAACGTGTTGGTCCTGCTGTTAGACGCTTTCCTGCCAAAGATTGGCGACCGTTTGCTCTCGCCGCTTCCGGTGTTCCTGCTGTCGCTGGCGATTCTGGTCGTCTTCGTCGTGGAATCCCTTTGGCGATACGTCCATTGCCATCTGTCAGCCCCCTATATTAAATGGGCTTTGGCTGGCGACGTTTTGAATGGATTGCTGGTATTGGCGTTGGTGAAACCCTTTGGAGCCGTCGGGGTTGCGGCAGGTTATTTGGCCGCAAACGCACTGTTTAAATTACCGCTAGCCATTTTTGTTTGGCGAAAGATTCGCCAACGTTGGCATTAA
- a CDS encoding outer membrane protein assembly factor BamB family protein produces the protein MLANELIDLLERRGLLDQEIIEALRDQLAQSGAKVTPEAVAKLLVDNKHLTRFQATKLIGELRSGEYESEADAVQANELADDLDLLDDNADDGEEVMAVLDEDDDVAEAIAIDDDEVAEAVMVEDDDVAVAVAVDDDEIAEAVAVDGSGPNKTTARRKPQPEKNIWDSFKIYGVAGIILMLIVSGFGLWWVISGQDAGDFIKNADSLYDSTSYAEAREQYESFVNSYGTTDPINASKARVRIATTRIYEAVGNADPTDALTVAKAELPAVQEEQFMADERPALADTLVAVGENIADKAEDAEQTEEKKTFLAGLDDLIAMTQNAKFVTSVSRQSLATRLTELDESRARINRTINRNIRLDETVAAMTKFLEGRETKPAYDIRKSLLRDYPELEENESLQTLIEQASGIQQELVESLSTLPELLTSDPLSSDQKTIVLTNRVGPGVPGLAGRVVYFQVRGSVLAFAADTGQNLWRRFVGYRNSHLPTPLGERPEEGVLLSDGARSEVQRLSGDTGEMKWRSVIGEAFNPPQVEGENVFLSTNSGRVLALDSFSGEVQWGVQLPQETQVPPGVLDRSTRLYQVGNHSNLYVLDGKTGKAIESYYLGHTEGSVRVSPVALLGHLFVVENIDPKNSRIHVLRMNESGDGLVRAQAPILLTGNVITPPKQQRRRLIVLTDRGQVKVLDIEPTAENEQVTVMAEQVASYESPTATQMEVDQTQMWVTGTRVNRYELQMSTGRIVFSWTKHAGDSFIAPPKMLDDILFHARILKGTKGVRVTAVDPTTGDMRWQNDVGVPVSMLTPTKGGVHAITSQAGLYMLDGEAYREGISGTPIENPGGQDSSTLRFENPFKVTDDVTLLLNKEDSGQLAVYNPTRRSETLRIIKLNIGLAKATAPPIATAGGLMLALNNGRILLKNFQTGVNLGSPFQPSAPPEADIDWYDLVPLPNDPEQIVLGDDRGKLFRIRAGDQLRALTEVDNPIKFLGTMTAIDDTLFATTGGPAADVLLRYDINKLTETGRTTLEGRVLWGPVRMDQNILIQTDDGKLRAMDAKGEAVWTLDIPPGVPVAPPTMIAGQWVMAGEPGWLLAIDPATGKITGQIDFGEPLSAAPLPVGANNRLFVPGSEGVIYITDLPTGGASE, from the coding sequence ATGCTGGCCAACGAACTGATCGATCTTCTCGAGCGACGCGGGTTGCTGGACCAAGAAATTATCGAAGCCCTGCGCGATCAACTGGCACAAAGTGGTGCCAAGGTGACGCCTGAAGCGGTTGCGAAACTTCTTGTTGACAATAAACACCTAACGCGTTTCCAAGCAACCAAGCTGATTGGCGAGCTCCGTTCTGGAGAATACGAATCGGAAGCCGATGCGGTACAGGCCAACGAATTGGCGGATGATCTGGACTTATTGGATGACAACGCTGACGATGGCGAAGAGGTCATGGCGGTCCTCGATGAGGACGACGATGTCGCCGAAGCGATCGCAATCGACGATGACGAAGTCGCCGAAGCGGTAATGGTCGAAGACGACGATGTCGCCGTCGCGGTAGCCGTTGATGATGACGAAATCGCCGAAGCGGTCGCCGTCGATGGCAGTGGCCCCAACAAGACAACAGCGCGCCGAAAACCCCAGCCAGAGAAGAATATCTGGGACTCGTTTAAGATCTACGGTGTCGCCGGGATCATCCTGATGCTGATCGTCAGTGGATTTGGCCTGTGGTGGGTCATTTCAGGGCAGGACGCAGGCGACTTCATCAAGAACGCAGACTCGCTGTACGATTCCACCAGCTACGCAGAAGCCCGCGAGCAATACGAATCGTTCGTTAACAGCTATGGCACGACCGACCCAATCAATGCGTCTAAAGCGCGAGTCCGAATCGCGACGACCAGGATCTACGAAGCGGTCGGCAACGCCGATCCAACCGACGCACTGACGGTCGCAAAAGCGGAACTGCCAGCGGTCCAGGAAGAACAGTTTATGGCGGACGAGCGTCCCGCACTCGCTGACACGCTGGTCGCCGTCGGCGAAAACATCGCCGACAAGGCCGAAGATGCAGAACAAACCGAAGAGAAGAAAACCTTCTTGGCCGGTCTGGATGACTTGATCGCGATGACACAAAACGCGAAATTTGTCACCTCGGTCTCTCGCCAAAGCCTTGCCACACGGCTGACGGAACTGGATGAATCCCGGGCGCGTATCAATCGCACCATCAACCGTAACATTCGTCTGGATGAAACGGTTGCGGCGATGACGAAATTTCTAGAAGGTCGCGAAACCAAACCGGCCTACGATATTCGCAAAAGCCTGCTCCGGGATTACCCCGAACTGGAAGAGAACGAATCGCTGCAAACTCTGATCGAACAGGCGAGCGGAATCCAGCAAGAACTGGTGGAATCCCTTTCCACGCTCCCCGAATTGCTTACCAGTGACCCGCTGTCGAGCGACCAAAAGACGATTGTTCTGACCAATCGCGTCGGTCCGGGCGTCCCCGGCTTGGCAGGCCGCGTCGTCTACTTCCAAGTACGTGGTTCCGTCCTCGCCTTTGCAGCCGATACAGGACAAAACCTCTGGCGACGATTTGTTGGCTATCGGAATTCCCACCTTCCAACCCCGCTTGGAGAACGCCCCGAAGAGGGAGTCCTGCTAAGCGATGGAGCTCGCAGCGAAGTCCAACGCCTGTCGGGTGATACCGGTGAAATGAAATGGCGGTCGGTGATTGGCGAAGCATTTAACCCACCTCAAGTCGAGGGCGAAAACGTCTTCCTTTCCACGAATAGTGGTCGAGTCCTGGCGTTAGACAGCTTCAGCGGCGAGGTGCAGTGGGGCGTCCAATTGCCTCAAGAAACACAGGTCCCTCCCGGCGTACTTGACCGTTCTACACGGCTCTATCAGGTCGGCAATCACAGCAACCTTTATGTCCTAGACGGCAAGACCGGAAAAGCGATCGAATCCTACTATCTCGGTCATACCGAGGGCTCGGTTCGCGTTTCGCCCGTGGCATTACTAGGGCATCTGTTTGTGGTCGAGAACATCGATCCTAAAAATTCTCGGATTCATGTCTTGCGAATGAACGAATCGGGCGATGGTCTGGTCCGTGCTCAAGCCCCGATCCTGTTGACCGGGAACGTCATCACTCCGCCCAAACAACAGCGGCGACGATTGATTGTTCTGACCGACCGCGGTCAAGTCAAAGTCCTGGACATCGAACCGACGGCCGAAAACGAACAGGTCACCGTGATGGCCGAACAAGTCGCTTCTTATGAGTCGCCCACCGCGACCCAGATGGAAGTCGATCAAACACAAATGTGGGTCACTGGGACTCGAGTCAATCGCTATGAATTGCAGATGAGCACCGGGCGAATTGTCTTTTCATGGACAAAACATGCAGGCGATTCGTTCATCGCTCCCCCAAAGATGCTGGACGATATCCTCTTCCACGCACGCATTCTGAAGGGGACCAAAGGCGTTCGCGTGACGGCCGTTGATCCAACGACCGGCGACATGCGATGGCAGAACGACGTCGGGGTCCCCGTGTCGATGCTGACTCCTACCAAGGGCGGCGTGCACGCGATTACTTCGCAAGCGGGACTATACATGCTTGATGGGGAAGCCTACCGGGAAGGCATTTCAGGCACCCCGATCGAAAACCCCGGTGGACAAGACAGTTCAACTCTTCGCTTCGAGAATCCGTTTAAGGTGACCGATGATGTTACGTTGTTGCTGAACAAAGAGGATTCGGGCCAACTGGCGGTCTACAACCCAACACGCCGCAGTGAAACCTTGCGAATCATCAAACTGAACATCGGCTTGGCGAAAGCAACCGCCCCTCCAATCGCGACGGCCGGCGGACTGATGTTGGCTTTGAACAATGGACGTATCTTGCTAAAGAACTTCCAGACCGGGGTCAACCTTGGCAGCCCCTTCCAACCTTCGGCACCTCCCGAAGCGGACATCGACTGGTATGACTTGGTCCCACTGCCAAACGACCCAGAGCAAATCGTCCTGGGCGATGACCGCGGGAAACTATTCCGAATTCGAGCCGGCGACCAATTGCGGGCGCTAACCGAAGTCGACAACCCCATTAAGTTTTTGGGCACGATGACAGCGATCGATGACACGCTGTTTGCGACAACCGGTGGCCCCGCTGCCGATGTGTTGCTCCGCTACGACATCAACAAGCTAACAGAGACCGGACGAACCACCTTGGAAGGTCGCGTCCTGTGGGGCCCGGTTCGCATGGACCAAAACATTTTGATCCAAACCGATGACGGAAAACTAAGAGCCATGGATGCGAAGGGAGAAGCGGTTTGGACGCTGGACATTCCACCGGGCGTTCCTGTCGCTCCGCCCACAATGATCGCGGGCCAATGGGTGATGGCTGGCGAACCAGGCTGGTTACTGGCAATCGACCCAGCGACCGGAAAGATCACCGGTCAGATCGATTTCGGCGAACCGCTGTCGGCCGCTCCACTGCCGGTCGGTGCTAACAACCGGTTGTTCGTCCCCGGTTCTGAAGGGGTGATCTACATCACCGATCTGCCAACCGGAGGGGCTTCAGAGTGA
- a CDS encoding MotA/TolQ/ExbB proton channel family protein, which produces MLLAADDGLNLYMLISNSTYLALGLVALWGLYCIVVIWTRVSNKRFKNEAAQDAFLDEVDPALRSGDFETAAMLCEGDSRAIPQMLELAIANRELGYGRVRQVVLDRFQRDVLSDLEYRLSWVSTVIKSAPMIGLFGTVFGMMGAFKTLATAESVEPSALAGDIQVALVTTASGLAIAIPLMIIVANINIKISKMEDLVGTGLTRSFSALKEGMQREG; this is translated from the coding sequence ATGTTGCTTGCCGCAGATGATGGACTGAATCTTTACATGCTCATCTCGAACTCGACGTACCTTGCGTTGGGGTTGGTGGCTCTATGGGGGTTGTACTGCATCGTCGTGATTTGGACTCGAGTCTCGAACAAGCGTTTCAAAAACGAAGCGGCTCAAGACGCCTTCTTAGATGAAGTCGATCCGGCCCTCCGCAGCGGCGATTTCGAAACCGCAGCGATGCTTTGCGAAGGGGACTCGCGAGCGATCCCGCAAATGCTTGAATTGGCCATCGCCAATCGTGAACTGGGATATGGTCGAGTCCGTCAGGTGGTCCTCGATCGCTTTCAGCGCGACGTTCTCTCCGACCTTGAATACCGGCTCAGCTGGGTCAGCACCGTGATCAAAAGTGCTCCGATGATCGGGCTGTTCGGAACGGTTTTTGGAATGATGGGGGCGTTCAAGACCCTCGCAACGGCCGAAAGTGTGGAACCTTCTGCATTGGCCGGTGACATTCAGGTCGCGTTGGTGACCACCGCCTCGGGCCTGGCGATCGCGATTCCACTGATGATTATCGTCGCCAATATCAATATTAAAATCAGCAAGATGGAAGACCTGGTGGGCACCGGCCTGACCCGCTCTTTCTCAGCCCTTAAAGAGGGAATGCAGCGAGAAGGCTAA